The Synechococcus sp. BL107 nucleotide sequence GCTCGGCATCCCGTGGTGGAACAGCTCCTCGTAGAAACCCCCTTTACCCCAAACGATGTAGCCCTGGGGAATGGCACCGATTTAGTCGTGCTCACTGGGCCGAATGCCAGTGGCAAAAGCTGTTATCTACGCCAAATCGGTCTAATCCAACTGCTGGCTCAAATCGGCAGCTGGGTGCCCGCCAGACAAGCGCGCGTCGGCATTGCTGATCGCATCTTCACCCGGGTTGGCGCCGTCGATGATCTTGCCGCTGGCCAATCCACCTTCATGGTGGAGATGGCTGAAACCGCCAACATCCTGCATCACGCCACAGAACGCTCCTTAGTGCTGCTCGATGAGATCGGCCGGGGTACCGCCACCTTCGATGGCCTCTCGATCGCTTGGGCCGTGAGTGAGCATCTCGCCGGTGATCTACAAAGCCGCAGCGTGTTTGCCACGCACTATCACGAGCTCAATGCCTTGGCTGGTGAACGCGAAAATGTGGCCAATTTTCAAGTCTTGGTGGAAGAAACCGGAGACGACCTGCTGTTCTTGCACCAAGTGCACCCCGGTGGCGCCAGCCGCAGCTATGGCATAGAAGCGGCACGACTTGCAGGAGTACCGGTTGCAGTGGTGCAGCGGGCCCGGCAGGTGCTCGATCAACTCGGGGCTGAGGCCTGAGCAAGCAGAGAATCTCAACTCACCACAACGCCATCAAACCATCGGTTTTCAAACGGCATTGGCCACTTGAAACCTCTCTAGGGGCAAGATGAAAGACCCTGGAGATCGGCACGTGCCCCCAATCCGGTTGGTTCACCACGCACCAGGTGCCCCCGGCCTGCGTTTCCTTGGACTAGGACCAAATTTCATCCCAGCCCGCGCTCTGCTCAAACTGCAGCGTTTGTTCGATCGCCATGCCGTCTGGGCCCGCGGCAGAAGCTTCGCTCAGTTGCGCAGACTGCTATCGGGTAGTGATGCGGTGGTGAGCCTCTGGCGTGGAAAGCGACTCGTCGGCTTCGGGCGAGCCACCTCAGACGGCTTCAGCCGGGCCGTGCTTTGGGACATTGTCGTGGCCGGTGATCTGCACGGTCATGGCCTCGGGCGCCGCGTCGTTCTTGAGCTGCTTCATGCCCCGGCCGTGGTGGGCGTCGAGCGCGTGTATTTAATGACCACCCACAGTGCAGGCTTCTACCGCCAACTGGGCTTCAAGGATGCGGACCCACAGCAGTTAATGCTGCTTCGTCACTGAACGCCGAAAATCAACGACTTCCCGCCATCTTTTGGCGCAGCTGCTTCACCCGATCGCGCAGGTTGGCTGCCTCTTCAAAGTCGAGCTTCTTGGCAGCATCTTTCATCTTGCTTTCGAGTTGATCGATCAGCTCCGGCAAGGCCTCGAGCGCCAAGCCCGCATCGGCGTCGTTCTCCAAGGCGCGAACCGCTTTTCCTGCCACCTCCACAAGATCGGCATCGGGGCCGTCTTGCTTCAACTTCCTGGATAGTTCTAAGAAGCTCAAAATTGAGTTACTCGCCTTCTTCCCTGCAGCCGTGGGCACGATGTTGTGCTCCTCGTTGTAAGTCTGCTGGATCTTGCGCCGTTTCTCGGTGACATCAATCGCCTTGAGCATCGAATCGGTCATGTTTTCGGCGTAGAGCAGCGCCTTTCCCTCCACATGGCGCGCCGCCCGACCAATCGTCTGAATCAGGGAACGCTCCGCCCGCAGGAAGCCCTCCTTATCGGCATCCAAAATTGCCACCAACGACACCTCGGGGAGATCCAAGCCCTCCCGCAGCAGGTTCACCCCCACCAGCACGTCGTATTCGCCGAGCCGCAAATCTTGGATGATCTCGATGCGCTCAATCGAGTGAATCTCGGAGTGGAGATAGCGAACACGGGTTCCGTTCTCGGCCAAATAATCGGTGAGATCTTCTGCCATCCGCTTGGTGAGGGTGGTCACCAACACCCGCTGATTCTTGGCAGCACGATCCCGAATTTCGCCCAATAAATCATCCACCTGGCCGGTGGTGGGGCGCACCTCAATCAACGGATCCAGCACCCCAGTGGGACGTATCACCTGTTGCGCCACTTGACCGGTGCTCACCTCCAATTCCCAATT carries:
- a CDS encoding GNAT family N-acetyltransferase, which gives rise to MPPIRLVHHAPGAPGLRFLGLGPNFIPARALLKLQRLFDRHAVWARGRSFAQLRRLLSGSDAVVSLWRGKRLVGFGRATSDGFSRAVLWDIVVAGDLHGHGLGRRVVLELLHAPAVVGVERVYLMTTHSAGFYRQLGFKDADPQQLMLLRH